Proteins encoded by one window of Natronomonas salsuginis:
- a CDS encoding polysaccharide deacetylase family protein, producing MREAETPTLREFETWLSLFSDGPIPEEHRWRAWFCVAEYELDDFEALSETLTNNDASGSFAFLGRDADEQAAIIETLDADSHEIAFHSHRHHTYADLSYDDAHDAIATGMTAIENATGITPDGFFVPFLTVSEGAVTAIEEIGFEWMLGRPERDPAGVEVLDPVTPFDTRRLERHDPEEALAQLQAEAEAGDAPFLFHPPVVEYHDGLEAFEEWIETVRPVTVAEQLASGGTGVVLDCVRPVRIQ from the coding sequence ATGCGAGAAGCCGAAACACCGACACTTCGAGAGTTCGAGACGTGGCTGAGCCTCTTTAGCGACGGTCCGATTCCGGAGGAACACCGATGGCGGGCGTGGTTCTGCGTCGCCGAGTACGAACTCGACGACTTCGAGGCACTCTCGGAGACGCTCACGAATAACGACGCGTCTGGAAGCTTCGCGTTTCTGGGCCGCGACGCCGACGAGCAGGCGGCGATCATCGAGACGCTCGACGCCGATAGCCACGAGATCGCCTTTCACTCCCACCGCCACCACACCTACGCCGATCTCTCCTACGACGACGCTCACGACGCTATCGCCACCGGCATGACCGCCATCGAGAACGCCACCGGTATCACCCCCGACGGCTTCTTCGTCCCGTTTCTGACGGTGAGTGAAGGCGCGGTCACGGCCATCGAGGAGATCGGCTTCGAGTGGATGCTAGGCCGTCCCGAACGCGACCCGGCGGGCGTCGAGGTGCTCGATCCCGTCACCCCGTTCGACACGAGACGGCTGGAGCGGCACGATCCCGAGGAGGCGCTGGCACAACTCCAAGCGGAGGCCGAAGCGGGCGACGCCCCGTTCCTGTTCCACCCGCCCGTCGTGGAGTACCACGACGGGCTTGAGGCCTTCGAGGAGTGGATCGAAACCGTTCGGCCGGTCACCGTCGCCGAGCAGTTGGCGAGCGGCGGGACCGGCGTGGTCCTGGACTGTGTCCGCCCCGTTCGGATCCAGTAG
- a CDS encoding NAD(P)/FAD-dependent oxidoreductase — translation MDETVTIIGGGIAGASVAYHLSEHTEASITVFERNAIGAETTARSTAVFRQMGDSELDPMKRYAMRLYNEFLADPRATPRYDPIGRLELATDDEHAAPLRAAEPSVGAYVEGEELAAITPVPELETDAVTGALYDPNAGIFSPVELTHEFVERARENGVEFLSNTEVTDIETDDGGVTAVRTVSERHPTTRVVCAAGPWNLALGRLVGLELPLRHTLAPIARLEPTEALPHPLPNIKHGASGYYFLGQPDGTVLVGHSPGSYADAGTEYDPETVPETVPEEVRSGMTDAIERFLPSLLDAEIVEEWVGVRSLTPDGHPIVGPTAVDGFSIVAFNSEGIQLAPATGRVIAANVADETQPGYAEAVSPARFDGDWTGE, via the coding sequence ATGGACGAGACGGTAACGATCATCGGCGGCGGTATCGCGGGTGCCAGCGTGGCCTATCACCTCAGTGAACACACCGAGGCGTCGATCACGGTGTTCGAGCGAAACGCCATCGGAGCGGAGACGACCGCCAGATCGACGGCCGTGTTCCGGCAGATGGGCGACTCGGAACTCGATCCGATGAAGCGATATGCGATGCGGCTGTACAACGAGTTTCTGGCCGACCCGAGGGCGACGCCGCGATACGATCCGATCGGACGGCTCGAACTGGCGACGGACGACGAGCACGCGGCCCCGTTGCGGGCGGCCGAGCCGTCAGTCGGCGCGTACGTCGAGGGCGAGGAGCTAGCAGCCATCACGCCCGTTCCGGAGCTCGAAACCGACGCCGTCACCGGCGCGCTGTACGACCCCAACGCGGGGATCTTCAGCCCCGTCGAACTCACCCACGAGTTCGTCGAGCGCGCCCGCGAGAACGGCGTCGAGTTTCTGTCGAACACCGAGGTCACCGACATCGAGACCGACGACGGTGGCGTGACGGCGGTCCGAACCGTGTCGGAACGACATCCGACGACGCGGGTCGTCTGTGCTGCCGGTCCCTGGAACCTCGCGCTCGGCCGACTCGTCGGGCTCGAACTCCCGCTCCGACACACGCTCGCGCCGATCGCCCGTCTGGAGCCGACGGAGGCGCTCCCCCACCCGCTCCCCAACATCAAACACGGCGCGTCGGGGTACTACTTCCTCGGCCAGCCCGATGGCACGGTGTTGGTCGGGCACTCGCCGGGGAGCTACGCGGACGCGGGCACGGAGTACGACCCGGAGACGGTTCCGGAGACGGTTCCCGAGGAAGTCCGGTCTGGGATGACGGACGCCATCGAGCGGTTCCTCCCGTCGCTGTTGGACGCCGAGATCGTCGAGGAGTGGGTCGGCGTTCGATCGCTCACGCCAGATGGCCACCCGATCGTCGGTCCGACGGCCGTCGACGGCTTCTCGATCGTCGCGTTCAATTCCGAGGGGATCCAACTCGCGCCGGCGACCGGTCGGGTGATCGCGGCGAACGTCGCTGACGAAACGCAACCCGGCTACGCCGAGGCCGTGTCACCCGCTCGGTTCGACGGCGACTGGACGGGGGAGTGA
- a CDS encoding NAD(P)/FAD-dependent oxidoreductase has protein sequence MNVLVIGGGIVGTSVAYHLSRRDGVDVTLFERGETLGCETTGKSSVGLRQYGTDETQLRMKRYGKRLYNEFMAEASDMRYEPTEVIHVATSEAGRETIERTRASEHPMGSPSELVEGSELHDVLVVPEIREGSIESALYRPNGGYFRSPESLVHAFADRAASAGATVATGTEITDITVREGRVEGAVADGERHAGAVVCAAGPWNNAIADMAGVDLPVRQERLHLLELEPSEPLTRTLPKIRHVETGITFRGRPNGRVLVYHAEPAEDPYAAADVVDPDEPAEVPESVTYSILESVESIAPTLSDAEVVHEDVAYTSRTPDGNPVVGWTDTPGFSIAALHSRGVQYAPAIGDVITRQLVNDDPTTHYPDISISRFDGYADDRP, from the coding sequence ATGAACGTACTCGTCATCGGGGGCGGGATCGTCGGCACCAGCGTCGCCTACCATCTGAGTCGACGTGACGGCGTGGACGTGACGCTGTTCGAGCGAGGCGAAACGCTGGGGTGCGAAACGACCGGCAAGTCGAGTGTTGGGCTCCGTCAGTACGGCACCGACGAGACGCAGCTTCGGATGAAGCGGTACGGAAAGCGACTCTACAACGAGTTCATGGCCGAGGCGTCGGACATGCGGTACGAGCCGACGGAGGTCATCCACGTCGCGACGAGCGAGGCGGGACGCGAGACGATCGAGCGCACGCGAGCGAGCGAGCATCCGATGGGGTCGCCCTCGGAGCTCGTCGAGGGATCGGAGCTTCACGACGTGCTCGTCGTCCCGGAGATCCGAGAGGGGTCGATCGAGTCGGCTCTGTATCGACCGAACGGGGGCTACTTCCGATCACCGGAATCGCTCGTCCACGCCTTCGCGGACCGCGCGGCATCCGCCGGTGCGACCGTCGCGACCGGGACGGAGATAACGGATATCACGGTCCGAGAAGGTCGCGTCGAGGGCGCGGTGGCCGACGGTGAACGGCACGCGGGTGCTGTCGTCTGTGCGGCGGGGCCCTGGAACAACGCGATCGCCGACATGGCCGGCGTCGATCTCCCCGTCCGCCAGGAGCGACTCCATCTGCTCGAACTGGAACCGTCCGAACCGCTCACCCGGACGCTCCCGAAGATTCGTCACGTCGAAACCGGGATCACGTTTCGAGGCCGGCCGAACGGCCGCGTCTTGGTGTATCACGCCGAGCCAGCCGAAGACCCCTACGCCGCCGCGGACGTGGTCGATCCGGACGAGCCCGCCGAAGTTCCGGAGTCGGTCACGTATTCGATACTCGAGTCCGTCGAGTCGATCGCTCCGACTCTCTCGGACGCCGAAGTCGTCCACGAGGACGTCGCGTACACCTCTCGGACCCCCGATGGGAACCCGGTCGTCGGCTGGACCGACACGCCCGGGTTCTCGATCGCGGCGCTGCACTCGCGGGGGGTCCAGTACGCGCCCGCGATCGGCGACGTCATCACCAGACAGCTTGTCAACGACGACCCGACGACGCACTACCCGGACATCTCCATCAGCCGATTCGACGGCTATGCCGACGACCGCCCGTAG
- a CDS encoding MBL fold metallo-hydrolase → MVTIDLLLGGIPGRTDEGYLGQSSVALLDGETIVDTGSLARRPMLVDALETAGVDPADVSDVLLTHLHFDHVDNVDLFSNATVHVYDPELERAENGGFDWATPRSVAGLLDGRDVVRFTEGEVLDGIEAVHTPGHVEHHVSFIVEDGMTYGLTGDAVKNVREFETRNPFTIYDDGIGRETLDALAERLDFVVPGHDVPFYVTESGGAAPCGDVDLTVRLQLGADSETHVGIRSDRSDVRALPDGVREVGSKQSFE, encoded by the coding sequence ATGGTCACTATCGATCTGCTCTTGGGCGGTATTCCTGGGCGAACTGACGAGGGGTATCTCGGGCAGTCCTCGGTCGCGTTGCTCGACGGTGAAACGATCGTCGACACCGGCTCGCTCGCCCGCCGACCGATGCTCGTCGACGCACTCGAAACGGCGGGCGTCGATCCCGCGGACGTCTCCGACGTGCTGTTGACGCATCTGCACTTCGATCACGTCGACAACGTGGACCTGTTCTCGAATGCGACGGTACACGTCTACGACCCGGAACTCGAGCGCGCCGAGAACGGGGGGTTCGACTGGGCGACACCCCGGTCGGTCGCTGGACTGCTCGATGGGCGCGACGTCGTCCGATTCACCGAGGGCGAGGTACTCGACGGTATCGAAGCGGTCCACACTCCCGGCCACGTCGAACACCACGTCTCGTTTATCGTCGAGGACGGGATGACCTACGGACTGACCGGCGACGCCGTCAAGAACGTCCGGGAGTTCGAGACGCGGAACCCGTTCACCATCTACGACGACGGGATCGGCCGCGAGACGCTCGACGCGCTGGCCGAGCGCCTCGATTTCGTCGTTCCCGGTCACGATGTTCCCTTCTACGTGACCGAATCGGGCGGAGCCGCCCCCTGCGGGGACGTCGACCTCACAGTTCGGCTCCAACTCGGCGCGGACAGCGAGACGCACGTCGGTATCAGAAGCGATCGATCGGACGTTCGAGCGTTACCCGACGGAGTCCGGGAAGTCGGCTCGAAACAGTCGTTCGAGTAG
- a CDS encoding FAD-dependent oxidoreductase — MTQASAAETIDVIVVGGGGAGMAAALSARETDADVLLLERTGELGGATAMSIGSYSATGTELQADAGIVDSVDAHVEDIGKFVEQALESPRHLNLDRQGDLLAKDDLALRRAMVERGADTFEWLCEQGLRFEGPYPEPPHRVPRMHNVQPNTDAYAEVLGAAVRETGVDVRTDTPVAELVTDGDRVVGVRTDDAVVESRGGVVLATGGFVADRELRRTFTTDHHATAVSEHGSGAGHRMARDAGAALRNMDLQWLSFRVGEPLWTEPNVPALTDAGAILVDGDGSRYVNELVDYDQLFSSTHLAADGACYLVFDADVADAFSSWPDYVSTFPGSAYAYVGDYAETEYLVSATDPAKLADEAGMDADMLTATLDQYNAAATGERIDRYGRTDFAGELRSAPYYALGPIHPYSLITDGGVAVNTRSEALDGDGAPIDGLYAVGDTAAGPLRFGHGHHHLWLFTSGRTAGIEAADSVGDA; from the coding sequence ATGACTCAGGCGAGTGCAGCGGAAACGATCGACGTGATCGTCGTCGGCGGCGGCGGGGCCGGGATGGCGGCCGCGCTGTCGGCGCGCGAGACGGATGCTGACGTGCTTCTTCTCGAACGCACCGGTGAACTGGGCGGCGCGACCGCTATGTCGATCGGGAGCTACTCGGCGACGGGGACCGAACTGCAGGCCGACGCCGGGATCGTTGACTCCGTCGACGCCCACGTCGAAGATATCGGGAAGTTCGTCGAGCAGGCGCTCGAATCGCCCCGCCACCTCAACCTCGACCGGCAGGGCGACCTGCTCGCAAAGGACGACCTCGCGCTCCGACGGGCGATGGTCGAACGCGGCGCGGACACCTTCGAGTGGCTCTGCGAGCAGGGCTTGCGGTTCGAGGGGCCGTATCCCGAGCCGCCACACCGAGTCCCGCGGATGCACAACGTCCAACCGAACACGGACGCCTACGCCGAGGTTTTGGGTGCCGCCGTCCGCGAGACCGGCGTCGACGTTCGAACCGACACGCCGGTCGCGGAACTGGTGACCGACGGCGACAGGGTCGTCGGCGTTCGCACTGACGACGCCGTCGTCGAATCGCGAGGTGGCGTCGTGCTGGCGACCGGCGGTTTCGTCGCTGACCGGGAGCTCAGACGGACGTTCACGACGGACCACCACGCGACGGCGGTCAGCGAGCACGGCTCCGGCGCGGGCCACCGGATGGCCAGGGACGCCGGCGCGGCGCTCCGGAACATGGACCTCCAGTGGCTGTCGTTCCGGGTCGGCGAGCCGCTGTGGACGGAGCCAAACGTGCCCGCGCTGACCGACGCCGGGGCGATCCTCGTCGACGGCGACGGCAGCCGGTACGTCAACGAACTAGTCGACTACGACCAGCTGTTCTCGTCGACGCATCTGGCGGCCGACGGTGCCTGCTATCTCGTCTTCGACGCCGACGTCGCCGACGCGTTCTCGTCGTGGCCCGACTACGTCTCGACGTTCCCCGGGTCCGCGTACGCTTACGTCGGCGACTACGCCGAAACCGAGTATCTGGTCTCGGCGACAGATCCGGCGAAACTGGCCGACGAGGCCGGTATGGACGCCGACATGCTCACCGCGACGCTCGATCAGTACAACGCCGCCGCGACCGGCGAACGCATCGATCGATACGGACGAACGGATTTCGCTGGCGAACTCCGCTCGGCCCCGTACTACGCGCTCGGCCCGATCCACCCGTACTCGCTCATCACCGACGGCGGGGTCGCGGTGAACACGCGCTCGGAGGCGCTCGATGGGGATGGTGCGCCGATCGACGGGCTGTACGCCGTGGGCGACACGGCGGCCGGTCCGCTCCGATTCGGCCACGGCCATCACCACCTGTGGCTGTTCACCTCGGGTCGGACCGCGGGAATCGAGGCGGCTGACAGCGTCGGCGACGCCTGA
- a CDS encoding zinc-binding dehydrogenase produces the protein MTDERTGKLSYMVEPENVQIKEYPVPDPEPGAVLTEVERANVCGSELHIWRGHHPEVKDGALGHEALCRIEELGEGVETDYAGNPIEPGDLVAPAYFITCRKCPACQNGQFNLCENAYKHWSKSPEEPPHFHGTFGTHYYINPDQYFYKVPEGLDENIAAGANCALSQMIFGIDKVDLSEGETVVVQGAGGLGLNTIAVAKERGANVIVIEGVDGRLERAEAFGADHTIDFREYETVDARAERVKELTDGVGADVGVEVAGVPPAFSEGIHLVRKGGRYLEIGNVSPGHTTEFDPGLLTRRAIEINPVVRYDPWYLRRALEFLDEHAEDYPYDQLIDTEFDLLDVSEALERSDSREVTRATLLPH, from the coding sequence ATGACCGACGAACGAACCGGGAAGTTATCGTACATGGTGGAGCCGGAGAACGTCCAGATCAAGGAGTATCCGGTTCCCGATCCGGAGCCGGGCGCGGTACTGACCGAGGTCGAACGGGCGAACGTCTGTGGCTCCGAACTCCACATCTGGCGTGGACACCATCCGGAGGTCAAAGACGGCGCGCTCGGACACGAGGCGCTCTGTCGGATCGAAGAACTCGGCGAGGGCGTCGAGACGGACTACGCGGGGAACCCGATCGAACCGGGCGATCTGGTCGCCCCCGCGTACTTCATCACGTGTCGAAAGTGTCCGGCCTGTCAGAACGGGCAGTTCAACCTCTGTGAGAACGCGTACAAGCACTGGTCGAAATCGCCCGAGGAGCCACCGCACTTCCACGGCACCTTCGGCACGCACTACTACATCAACCCGGACCAGTACTTCTACAAAGTGCCGGAGGGGTTGGACGAGAACATCGCCGCGGGTGCGAACTGCGCGCTGTCGCAGATGATCTTCGGGATCGACAAGGTCGACCTCTCGGAGGGCGAGACGGTCGTCGTGCAGGGAGCCGGTGGGCTCGGGCTCAACACCATCGCCGTGGCGAAAGAGCGCGGCGCGAACGTGATCGTCATCGAGGGCGTCGATGGGCGACTGGAGCGCGCCGAGGCGTTCGGTGCCGACCACACGATCGACTTCCGCGAGTACGAGACCGTCGACGCACGCGCGGAGCGAGTCAAAGAGTTGACCGACGGCGTGGGTGCCGACGTCGGGGTCGAGGTCGCGGGTGTGCCTCCGGCCTTCTCGGAGGGGATCCATCTCGTCAGGAAGGGCGGTCGGTACCTCGAAATCGGCAACGTCAGCCCGGGCCACACCACGGAGTTCGATCCCGGACTGCTCACTCGGCGGGCCATCGAGATCAACCCGGTCGTCCGGTACGATCCGTGGTACCTGCGGCGCGCCCTCGAATTCCTCGACGAACACGCCGAGGACTACCCCTACGATCAACTGATCGACACGGAGTTCGACCTCTTGGACGTCTCCGAGGCGCTCGAGCGTTCCGATAGCCGCGAGGTCACGCGGGCAACGCTGCTGCCGCACTAA
- a CDS encoding SDR family NAD(P)-dependent oxidoreductase, producing the protein MSNVTYDFDGDTVIITGGSSGIGRRIALDFGAASATVLIADIDEKPGDGSEPTHVAIEDAGGTAAFVETDVSDPDRIAAVVEAARDYGGVDVMVNNAGTIARKGVLDATPEEYDRVQAINARAVLLGCQYAAADMIDRGVEGTILNTSSISSEHSLHDHISYDASKGAVRMITRTAALDLAEYGIRVNAIAPGFTATQLSASGPEGVREAVESGEIMKPVPIGRAAEPEEIAAGALFLCSDAASYVTGEQLYVDGGYQIL; encoded by the coding sequence ATGTCGAACGTCACATACGATTTCGACGGAGACACCGTCATCATCACGGGCGGAAGCTCCGGAATCGGCAGACGGATCGCGCTGGATTTCGGAGCCGCCAGCGCGACGGTGTTGATCGCGGACATCGACGAGAAGCCGGGCGACGGCTCCGAGCCGACGCACGTCGCGATCGAGGACGCGGGCGGGACCGCAGCGTTCGTCGAGACGGACGTCTCCGATCCGGATCGGATCGCGGCGGTCGTCGAGGCGGCGCGCGACTACGGCGGCGTCGACGTGATGGTCAACAACGCGGGGACCATCGCCCGTAAGGGCGTCTTGGACGCGACTCCCGAGGAGTACGACCGCGTCCAGGCGATTAACGCACGAGCCGTCCTCCTCGGTTGTCAGTACGCCGCCGCGGACATGATCGACCGGGGCGTCGAGGGGACGATCCTCAACACGTCCTCGATAAGCTCCGAACACTCGCTGCACGATCACATCAGCTACGACGCTTCGAAGGGCGCGGTCCGGATGATCACGCGGACGGCCGCGCTCGATCTCGCCGAGTACGGCATTCGGGTGAACGCGATCGCCCCCGGATTCACCGCGACGCAGCTCTCGGCGTCGGGGCCAGAGGGCGTCCGAGAGGCCGTCGAGTCGGGCGAGATCATGAAGCCGGTCCCGATCGGCCGGGCGGCCGAGCCCGAGGAGATCGCCGCCGGCGCGCTCTTTTTGTGCAGCGACGCGGCCTCGTACGTGACCGGCGAGCAGCTCTACGTCGACGGCGGCTACCAGATACTCTGA
- a CDS encoding MaoC family dehydratase — protein sequence MTLYFEDLSIGDRYEVGEYTVAKDEIIAFAEQFDPQPFHTDEEAAKDSVFGELVASGLHTLCLSVRLFVAEFVNREDGLANMGGLGMDDLRWHAPVRPGETLRVEVEVAEKNPSESHDDRGYVEFERHVYTDDTEVMTVRSYNIVRRRSAVE from the coding sequence ATGACGCTGTATTTCGAGGATCTGTCGATCGGCGATCGATACGAGGTCGGCGAGTACACAGTCGCGAAAGACGAGATCATCGCCTTCGCCGAGCAGTTCGACCCGCAGCCGTTCCACACGGACGAAGAAGCCGCGAAGGACTCGGTGTTCGGCGAACTTGTCGCGAGCGGACTCCACACGCTGTGTCTGTCGGTCCGGCTGTTCGTCGCGGAGTTCGTCAACCGCGAGGATGGGCTCGCCAACATGGGCGGGTTGGGCATGGACGACCTCCGGTGGCACGCGCCCGTTCGCCCGGGCGAGACGCTCCGCGTCGAGGTGGAGGTGGCCGAAAAGAACCCCTCAGAGAGCCACGACGATCGCGGCTACGTCGAGTTCGAGCGGCACGTCTACACCGACGACACCGAGGTCATGACCGTCCGCTCGTACAACATCGTTCGGCGGCGGTCGGCGGTCGAGTGA
- a CDS encoding alpha/beta fold hydrolase — protein MTLGEDVENGHHDPIEGRYVWLEFDDETYRTFYEVAGDGDVPLIVLHTAGADSREYRHLLCDERLGEQFTIYAFDMPWHGRSYPPLADRWWERDYRLTTDFYAGFIVHFARTLGLDDPVVMGCSMGGEIILELASTYAEEVRAVIGLETTDFVPSDRGYIDDLQTILTHPEVDQEVFRPEWIHGLQAPQSPEHNKRETWWIYSQAGHGVYAGDIDFYAREWDAREQVANIDTDECGVYLLTGEYDFSGRPEDTERVAERIDGATIEIMDEMGHFPPVENPEAFREYLYPIAEEIVEE, from the coding sequence ATGACGCTCGGCGAGGACGTCGAGAACGGACACCACGACCCGATCGAGGGGCGATACGTGTGGCTCGAGTTCGACGACGAGACGTATCGAACATTCTACGAGGTGGCCGGCGACGGCGATGTGCCCCTGATCGTCCTCCACACGGCGGGCGCTGACTCACGGGAGTATCGCCACCTACTCTGCGACGAGCGACTCGGCGAGCAGTTCACCATCTACGCGTTCGACATGCCGTGGCACGGGCGGAGCTATCCGCCGCTCGCGGATCGGTGGTGGGAGCGCGATTACCGGCTCACCACGGACTTCTACGCGGGCTTCATCGTCCACTTTGCGCGCACGCTCGGACTCGACGACCCGGTCGTGATGGGCTGTTCGATGGGCGGGGAGATCATCCTCGAGTTGGCGAGCACGTACGCCGAGGAGGTCCGCGCCGTGATCGGCCTCGAGACGACTGACTTCGTGCCGAGTGATCGAGGATACATCGACGACCTTCAGACCATTCTCACGCACCCGGAGGTAGATCAGGAGGTGTTCCGTCCGGAGTGGATCCACGGACTGCAAGCGCCACAGAGTCCCGAACACAACAAGCGCGAGACGTGGTGGATATACAGCCAGGCGGGCCACGGCGTCTACGCCGGCGACATCGACTTCTACGCCCGCGAGTGGGACGCCAGAGAGCAGGTCGCCAATATCGACACCGACGAGTGCGGTGTGTACCTCTTGACTGGCGAGTACGACTTCTCCGGTCGCCCGGAAGACACAGAGCGCGTGGCCGAGCGGATCGACGGCGCGACGATCGAGATCATGGACGAAATGGGCCACTTCCCGCCGGTCGAGAACCCCGAGGCGTTCCGCGAGTACCTGTACCCGATCGCCGAGGAGATCGTCGAGGAGTAG
- a CDS encoding RNA-guided endonuclease InsQ/TnpB family protein produces MHIHRTYRAKILNHQQVEDSLERHGWSASKLWNVANYHSRQVWDETGEIPDDSDLKSELKTHNKYKGLHSQSSQRVLEELAEAFNSWYETRKSDDRANPPGYRKKNYYDSEGRRVHEEHRRSTVTWKQKGIRHDTNNGRVRLSKGANHKDHPRAWEYILVEYETRPGVTVENLQQVRAVYDKAKRRWELHLVCKHEVETPDSPGDETAGIDLGIRNFAAVAYSTEEADLYPGNRLKQDGYYFPKEIAKCDDSDGQEATRLHSKWSERRTHFFHSLAKHIVERCVEQEVGRINFGELAGVREDGNGESKNWGKHGNLDLHGWAFDRFSNILEYKAKVKGIEVVEVSESDTSKTCCVCGKKDDSQRVERGLYVCETCDAAFNADVNGAENIRLEINDESNSESAPNLGRDRSTGWLAQPGVYLHDLSSGFQPREQVVDCKP; encoded by the coding sequence ATGCACATCCACCGCACCTACCGAGCGAAAATCCTCAACCATCAGCAGGTAGAGGACTCGCTCGAACGGCACGGGTGGAGTGCGTCGAAACTCTGGAACGTTGCAAACTATCATTCCCGCCAAGTGTGGGATGAGACGGGCGAGATCCCCGACGATTCGGACTTGAAGAGCGAGTTGAAGACTCACAACAAGTACAAAGGACTGCACAGTCAGTCCAGTCAGCGCGTTCTGGAGGAACTCGCTGAAGCCTTCAACTCGTGGTACGAAACAAGGAAGTCTGATGATCGTGCAAATCCGCCCGGCTACCGCAAGAAAAACTACTACGACTCAGAAGGCCGCCGTGTCCACGAAGAACACCGGCGTAGCACGGTGACGTGGAAGCAGAAAGGCATTCGTCACGATACCAACAACGGGCGAGTGCGCCTCTCTAAAGGAGCGAATCACAAGGACCACCCCCGAGCATGGGAATACATCCTTGTTGAATACGAAACGCGCCCCGGAGTTACCGTCGAGAACCTGCAACAAGTCAGGGCCGTCTACGACAAGGCGAAAAGGCGCTGGGAACTGCACTTAGTGTGTAAGCACGAAGTGGAGACGCCCGACTCTCCCGGTGACGAGACGGCGGGTATCGACCTTGGTATCCGCAACTTCGCCGCTGTCGCGTACAGTACCGAGGAAGCCGACTTGTACCCCGGCAATCGTCTGAAACAGGACGGGTACTACTTCCCGAAAGAAATCGCAAAGTGTGACGATTCAGACGGCCAAGAAGCCACTCGATTGCACTCGAAGTGGTCGGAGCGTCGAACCCACTTCTTCCACTCCTTAGCCAAACACATCGTTGAACGATGTGTCGAGCAAGAAGTGGGTCGAATCAACTTCGGGGAACTTGCTGGTGTTCGAGAAGACGGGAACGGCGAGTCAAAGAACTGGGGGAAGCACGGCAACCTCGACTTGCACGGGTGGGCATTCGACCGGTTCTCGAACATCCTCGAATATAAGGCGAAAGTCAAGGGCATCGAAGTCGTAGAAGTATCCGAGAGCGACACGAGCAAGACGTGTTGTGTTTGCGGTAAGAAAGACGACAGTCAGCGTGTTGAGCGTGGTCTATACGTCTGCGAGACGTGTGATGCGGCGTTCAACGCTGACGTGAACGGGGCGGAGAACATCCGTCTCGAGATCAACGATGAAAGTAACTCTGAGTCTGCACCCAATTTGGGTAGGGATAGGAGTACCGGCTGGTTGGCACAGCCCGGAGTCTACCTTCACGACTTGTCCAGCGGATTCCAACCGAGGGAACAAGTGGTAGACTGCAAACCCTAA